The Vibrio chagasii genome includes a region encoding these proteins:
- the rnhB gene encoding ribonuclease HII → MAVKEKKELPPFEYPQGYQLFAGVDEVGRGPLVGDVVTAAVILDPNNPIEGLNDSKKLSEKKRLALLPEIKEKALAWSVGRCSPQEIDELNILQATMVAMQRAIAGLSVQPDMALIDGNRVPELPMAGIAVVKGDLRVAEISAASIIAKVVRDQEMEELDKLHPEFGFAKHKGYPTKAHFEAIEKHGVTEHYRKSFKPVKRILGID, encoded by the coding sequence ATGGCAGTAAAAGAGAAAAAAGAGCTTCCACCTTTCGAATACCCTCAAGGCTACCAGCTATTTGCTGGCGTCGATGAAGTAGGGCGTGGACCATTGGTTGGTGATGTAGTGACAGCTGCAGTTATCCTAGACCCGAATAATCCAATTGAAGGCCTGAACGACTCAAAGAAACTGTCTGAGAAAAAGCGCCTTGCCCTGCTTCCTGAAATTAAAGAAAAAGCATTGGCATGGTCTGTGGGCCGTTGTTCACCGCAAGAAATTGATGAACTCAATATTCTACAAGCGACTATGGTTGCGATGCAGCGTGCGATTGCTGGGTTAAGTGTTCAGCCTGATATGGCTTTGATTGATGGCAACCGTGTACCTGAATTGCCAATGGCCGGTATTGCAGTGGTTAAAGGAGATTTACGCGTCGCTGAAATCAGTGCCGCCTCTATTATCGCTAAAGTCGTCCGTGACCAAGAGATGGAAGAGCTTGATAAGCTTCATCCGGAGTTTGGTTTTGCTAAGCACAAAGGTTACCCGACCAAGGCGCATTTCGAGGCAATTGAAAAGCACGGTGTTACCGAGCACTACCGTAAGAGCTTTAAGCCAGTAAAACGTATTTTAGGCATTGATTAA
- the lpxA gene encoding acyl-ACP--UDP-N-acetylglucosamine O-acyltransferase has translation MIHETAKIHPAAVIEGDVTIGANVTVGPFTYIAGDVTIGDDTEIMSHVVIKGHTTIGKENRIFPHAVIGEENQDKKYGGEDTTVVIGDRNVIREAVQIHRGTVQDKATTVIGDDNLLCVNAHVAHDVIVGNHTHIGNNAILGGHVTVGDYAGVMALSAIHPFCSIGAYAYIGGCSAVVQDVLPYVLAQGNHAAPFGLNLVGLKRNGFEKPEIRALQKAYKELYRSGKTLEEAKAALVEMAKEFASVTPMLEMLENSERGIIR, from the coding sequence ATGATTCATGAAACAGCAAAAATTCACCCGGCTGCAGTTATCGAAGGTGATGTGACGATTGGTGCAAACGTAACAGTTGGCCCTTTTACTTACATTGCTGGTGATGTAACCATTGGTGACGACACAGAAATCATGTCGCATGTTGTGATCAAAGGTCACACAACTATTGGTAAAGAAAACCGAATTTTCCCACATGCTGTGATTGGTGAAGAGAACCAAGACAAGAAGTACGGTGGCGAAGACACTACGGTTGTGATCGGCGACCGCAACGTGATTCGTGAAGCGGTTCAAATCCACCGTGGTACGGTTCAAGATAAAGCAACCACTGTGATTGGTGATGACAACCTGCTTTGTGTTAACGCTCACGTAGCGCACGACGTTATTGTTGGCAACCACACTCACATTGGTAACAATGCTATCTTAGGTGGTCACGTAACAGTTGGCGATTACGCTGGTGTTATGGCGCTTTCTGCGATTCACCCGTTCTGTTCAATCGGTGCTTACGCTTACATTGGTGGTTGTTCTGCCGTTGTTCAAGATGTACTTCCGTACGTACTTGCACAAGGTAACCATGCAGCACCATTCGGCCTTAACCTTGTAGGTCTGAAGCGTAACGGGTTCGAGAAACCAGAGATTCGTGCACTACAAAAAGCGTACAAAGAGCTTTACCGCTCTGGCAAAACACTAGAAGAAGCGAAAGCGGCTTTAGTTGAAATGGCAAAAGAGTTTGCTTCGGTAACTCCTATGTTAGAGATGCTAGAGAACTCTGAGCGCGGTATTATTCGTTAA
- the lpxB gene encoding lipid-A-disaccharide synthase, whose amino-acid sequence MAQLEAQTNNSGFVSNEPLRVGIIVGELSGDTLGEGFIKAIKAQYPNAEFVGIGGPKMKALGCESLFEMEELAVMGLVEVLGRLPRLLKVKAELVKYFTQNPPDVFVGIDAPDFNLRLELDLKNAGIKTVHYVSPSVWAWRPKRIFKIDKATDLVLAFLPFEKAFYDKYNVACEFVGHTLADAIPLEPNQAEARELLGLEQDKQWLAVLPGSRGGEMKLIAQPFIETCKRIKQKYPDIGFVVAAVNETRKQQFTEIWKATAPELDFVIVQDTARNVITAADSVLLASGTVALECMLLKRPMVVGYKVNKLTGYIVKKLAITEFVSLPNILAGEEIVKEHILEECHPDFLFPSVDKMLSADNSALIERFTEMHHWIRKDADKQAANAVLKLIGREFVES is encoded by the coding sequence ATGGCACAGCTAGAAGCACAAACCAATAACTCAGGCTTTGTTTCCAACGAGCCACTGCGTGTAGGCATTATTGTCGGAGAACTCTCTGGCGATACCCTTGGCGAAGGCTTTATCAAAGCGATAAAAGCTCAGTACCCGAATGCAGAATTTGTTGGTATTGGCGGGCCAAAAATGAAAGCGCTAGGCTGTGAATCTTTGTTTGAGATGGAAGAACTTGCCGTAATGGGCCTTGTTGAAGTACTTGGTCGCTTGCCTCGTCTGCTAAAAGTAAAAGCAGAGCTGGTTAAATACTTTACTCAGAATCCACCAGATGTGTTCGTTGGTATTGATGCTCCTGACTTTAACTTGAGACTGGAGCTAGACCTTAAGAACGCAGGTATAAAAACGGTTCATTACGTTAGCCCTTCAGTATGGGCGTGGCGTCCAAAACGTATTTTTAAGATCGACAAAGCAACCGACCTGGTACTGGCGTTCTTACCATTTGAAAAAGCGTTCTACGACAAATACAACGTTGCCTGTGAATTTGTTGGTCATACACTAGCAGATGCTATTCCACTCGAGCCAAATCAAGCGGAAGCACGAGAACTGCTTGGACTAGAGCAAGATAAGCAGTGGCTGGCGGTTCTACCTGGCAGTCGTGGTGGCGAAATGAAGCTTATCGCGCAACCGTTCATTGAAACCTGTAAACGCATCAAACAAAAGTACCCAGACATCGGTTTCGTGGTGGCTGCTGTTAACGAAACCCGCAAGCAACAGTTTACTGAGATTTGGAAGGCGACAGCACCAGAATTAGATTTTGTCATTGTGCAGGATACAGCTCGTAACGTGATTACTGCAGCGGACTCTGTACTATTGGCATCGGGCACGGTTGCTCTTGAGTGCATGCTGCTTAAGCGTCCAATGGTTGTGGGCTACAAAGTGAATAAGTTGACTGGCTATATTGTGAAGAAGCTGGCAATCACTGAGTTTGTGTCACTGCCGAATATTCTGGCAGGTGAAGAAATCGTCAAAGAGCACATCTTGGAAGAGTGCCATCCAGACTTCTTATTCCCTTCGGTTGATAAGATGCTATCTGCAGATAACAGTGCGCTGATTGAACGCTTTACTGAAATGCACCACTGGATCCGTAAAGATGCAGACAAACAAGCCGCCAATGCGGTGCTGAAATTGATCGGCCGAGAGTTTGTTGAATCATAA